Sequence from the Kineosporia succinea genome:
CGAGGGCCCGCTTCTGAAGTACGTGATCCAGCACGACGGCGGCCGGGGCGACTTCAAGAGCATCGCGCTGGACACGTCCGCCTACCAGGCCGTGTACAGCGGCAAGGCGGACTTCACCATCCCGGTCATCACCTGGGAGGGCGTCGAGGCGCAGGAGAAGGGCGAGCCGCTGAAGAGCTTCGCGCCCACCGACTACGGCTTCCCCGACCAGTACTCGGTGCTGCTGGCCGCGAGTTCCTCCTACCTGGAGGGCAACCCGGACATCGCGAAGAAGTTCCTCGCGGCCACCGCGCAGGGCTACAGCTACGCCGCCGAGAAGCCCCAGGAGGCGGCCGACCTGCTGGTCAAGGCGAACGCGGCCCAGCTGAGCGACGCCACCCTGGTGCGCAGGAGCCAGCAGCTGCTCGCGGACGACGGCTACCTCAACACCGACGCGGGCAAGGTCGGTGCGCAGGACGCCTCGTTCTGGAAGGACTACGGCTCGTTCCTCTACGAGAACGGCCTGCTCGCCGACGCCGACGGCAAGGCCCTGACGGCCGAACCGGACTGGAGCGCCTACTACACCAACGACTACCTCCCGGCCGGTGAGTGAGACATGACGCAGCGCGTCGTTCTGGAGTACCTGCACCCGTGGACGAACTCGGCGGGCTTCTTCGTGGCCAGCCACCAGGGCTGGTTCACCGACGGGGGACTCGACGTCGAGCTCTCCGTCGCCGACCCCTCGCGCGGTGACTCGCTCGCCTATCTCTCTCGCCACGAGGCCGATTTCGCGGTGTTCCCGAGCAACCGGCTGCTGGTGCGGCGCTCGCGGCACCAGCCCCTGAAGGCCGTGGCGTCGATCAACCACCGGGCGATGGAGACGATCCTGACCACCCGGCGCACCGGCATCACCCGGCCGCGCGAGCTGGAGGGCCGGCGCCTGGCGCTGAACCCGACGCCGCGGGGCCTGGCGATGGTGCAGCACCTCATCGAGGCCGACGGCGGTGACTTCTCCCGGGTCGAGCTGGTGAACAGCGGCGCCCGCGAGCTGCTGGCCGACGACGTTCAGGCCGGCGAGGTCGACGCCACGTTCGGCAACTACTGGGCGTGGGACGCGTTGCTCGGGCACCTGCCCGTCGAGGAGCGGGTGGTGCTGCCGGTCGACACGATCGGCGCTCCGCCGTACCACAGCTATCTTCTCGGCACCCAGACCTCGACGATCGAGCGCAATCCCGTGCTGGTACGCACGCTCGTGGGCATCGTGGAGCGCGGCTACCGGGCGGCGCGCGACGAACCGGCCCTGGCTCTGGAGGCTTTCGAGCGGTACGTGCCGTACTTCTCACGGGAGCTGCTGAGGACGTCGCTCGACCTGATCACGCCGACCTGGTTTCACGACGGGGCCTGGGGGCACGTGCGGGCCGAGTTGGTGAAGCCCTACGCCGAGTGGCTGGGCTCGTACGGCATCCTGCCGGAGAACTTCGACTGGGAAGCGTCGTACACGAACGAGTTCCTGCCGGTGGGCGTGGGATGAACCGCTTGAGGCCGGGCGTCGTGATCCCGCCGGTTCTGCTCGTGGCCGTCCTGGTGGCGGTGTGGGAGATCTACGCGGGCTCGTTCGGTCCCGGGCCGGACGTGCTGCCCACGCCCTCGCGGGTGCTGGAACAGGGCTGGGCCGACCGTGGGAACCTGCTGCTGAACACCTGGCCGACGCTGCGGGCCACGGTGATCGGGCTGCTGCTGTCGATCCTCGTCGGATTCGCGTTCGCCGTGCTGGTGGACCTTTCCGGGCTGGCGCGGCGCGCCGTGCTGCCGGTGCTGGTGGTCAGCCAGACCCTGCCGCTGGTGGCCCTGGCCCCGCTGGTGATCGTCTGGTTCGGGTTCGGCCAGTTCCCCAAGATCCTGCTCATCGTGTTCGTGAACTTCTTCGCCACCACGCTGAGCTTCGTCGAGGGCTTCCGCTCGGCCGACCCGGACAGCGTGGCCCTGCTGCGCTCGATGGGGGCCTCGCGGTGGCGGGTCTTCCGCACCGTGCGACTGCCCTCGGCCCTGCCGTACTTCATGGCGGGCCTGCGTATCGCGATCACCTATTCGGTGGTCTCGGCCATCTTCGCCGAGTACGCCGGGGCCGAAGCCGGTCTCGGGGTCTACATGCAGTTCGCCAAGAACACGTTCCGCACCGATCTGGTGCTCGCGGCCGTGTTCGTGACCGCGGCGGTGACCCTGACGCTGTTCGCGCTGAGCTTCGTGATCGAGCGGCTGGCCCTGCCCTGGGCCTTCCTGGTGCGGGCGGGGGAGTCGTCGTGAACGCGTTGTCCATCGAGGGTCTCGACGTCACGCTGGGCGATCTGCCGGTGGTGCGCGGGCTCGACCTGTACGCCCGCCCGGGCGAGTTCGTCTCGATCCTGGGCCCGAGCGGCAGCGGCAAGAGCACGACCTTCGGGGTGCTCACGGGTGCGGTCACGCCCGATCGTGGCGACATCCGGATCACGGGGGACGCGCTGCGCACCGGGGATTCCCGGGTCGCCTTCATGCCGCAGAAAGACGCGTTGCTGCCCTGGCGCACCGTGCTCGGGAACGTCACCCTGGGGCTGGAGGTGCGGGGGACGAAGCGCTCGGTGGCCCGGGAGAAGGTCCGGCCGCTGCTGGAGCCGTTCGGGCTGGACGGTTTCGAGAACCGTTACCCGGCGCAGTTGTCCGGCGGGATGCGGCAGCGCGCGGCGCTGCTGCGCACCGTGGCCCAGGAGCAGCCGGTCCTGCTGCTCGACGAGCCGTTCGGCGCGCTCGACGCCCTGACCCGCTCGCAGATGCAGCGCTGGCTCCAGGGGATGTGGGAGAAGTACCGCTGGACGGTGCTTCTCATCACCCACGACGTGCGCGAGGCGCTGTACCTGAGCGACCGGGTGTACGTGTTCAGCCCGCGCCCGGCGCGGGTGGCGGCCGAGGTCGCGGTGGAGTTCGAGCGGCCGCGGCGGCCGGAGCTGATCGGTGACCCGGCGTTCGCGGCGCTGGAGGCGGAACTGCTGAAGCAGCTCATCGGCTAGGGCAAGTCCTGGGCCCTGTCCTGGTCCGCCGGGTAGATCGCGACCTGTTCGCGGTGGCGGGTGGGTTTCTCGATCTCGTCGAGCACCGCCACCGCCAGGTCGGTGTACGAGAGGGCGCTGCCCGCGCGGGGATCGAGCGTGCCGTCGCCGAGCCGGTAGGCACCGGTGACCGGGGCGCTGTCCGACAGCAGGGGCGGCGGCGCCAGGGTCAGCCAGTCGATGTCGCCGGCCTCGTCGCGCAGGGTCTCCAGCCCGGCGGCGTGGGCCCGGGCGAACGGCCGGAGCCGGGGCGGGAACAGTGAGGGGTCGTCGAGCACCGGCCGGCCCCGGTGCGTCAGCGTGGCGAAGAGACCGACCACGACCAGGCGCCCGGTGCCCGTGCGGCGGGCCGCCTCCAGCGCGGCGCGGTGGGCGCGGCGGTAGAACGAGCTGTCGAAGCCCTCGAAGTCGTCGGGGGGAGTGGAGAACGGCGTGATCGCCGTGACCCAGGCCCGGGGTGGCGAGGCCGGGCGCAGGTGCAGGGCGGCCGGGGTGAGACGGGCCGGGACCAGCGCGTTGCCGGCGACCACGCGCACACCGTCGCGGTGCAGGTCGGCCGCCCGGGCCGGGTCGCGCACCACCGCCACCACCCGCACGCCGCGCCGGATCGCCTCGGCCACCACGGCCCGGCCGGCGCGCCCTCCGGCGCCGGTGACCACGACGGGTGAGTCGGGATGGTCGGTCATGGCGGGTTCGCCTCCCTGTCGGTGGAAAGGTCGGGACCCTCAGCCTACATTCTCGACAGGAATGATTGACAATAGGTCGTGACGGGTCGCAGACTGATCGTCATGAACCGAGGCCCGCTGCTGACGAGCATGCGCTGGGTCGACCTGCTGAGGGTCTCCAGTGCCTGTTGTTGAACGTGACGAACGTCTGAAAGCCCTTGCTCCCGTGGACGTATCGGTGATCAGCTCTTCGGCGGAGTGCCCCGGAGCCGCGCAACCGTGACCGTTCCGGCCCCGTGCCACCATCTCGTCACCTGACCGTACGACTTCCTCGCGCCCGCCTCGTCCGCGTCTCCCGGGATCGTGCCCGGGACGCGGGCGTCAGCGGGCGCGAGGCGTTCGCGCGCCGTCCCGCCACCGGAGGGCATCCATGACCCCGAGCCCGGAGCGCCGTCCATGACCGGCCGCCTCCCTCTCGCCCCGCATCTCGTCCTGACCCTGCCCGCGGAGGCCGACCCTCTCGAGGCCACGCTCCGCGCCGGGGCCGCCGGCCTCGCCGCCGTCCTGATCGGCGACGCCCCGCTCCCGGCCCGGCCTCTCGCGCATCCCGGGGCGGCTCCCCGCCCCGGATGGCCGGAACCGTTCACGCTCCTGGCCCGGCTCGCGTCCCTCACCGAGCGGATCGGCCTGATCGGCACCTTCTGCGCCGAGCTCGGCACACCGCTCGAACTGGCGCGCCGGGTGGCCGACATCGACTACCTCAGCGGCGGGCGGGTCGGCTGGCACGTCCCCGCCGTCACCCGGACCTCCCCGGTCCGGGCGCTCGGCGGGACCGAGGTGCCCACCCCGGCCGAGCAGGACCTCCGGCGCGGCGAGGTGGTGGACGAGGTCGTCGACCGCTGGGAACGGCGCACCGCGCTCCGCTCGGCGCAGGGACGGCCCCTGGTGGTGCGTTCCGGGGTTCCGGTCGCGTCGGCGCTGACGTCTGACGTGGTGCTGACCGAGGGCGGGATCGACCGGGCGCGGCGGGCCCGCGCCGCCGGGCGATCGGCGGCCTCCGCCCAGGGGCGGGACCCCGGGTCCGTCGTCGTGCTGCACCGCATCCTCGTCGTGCTCACCTCGACCGAACGCCAGGCCCGCGAGATCAATGACCCGCCGGAGCATCTCGGTGGTCGCCTCCTCGTCGCCGGCACGCCCGGGCAGGTCGCCGCGCGGCTGGGGACCTGGGCGTCCACCGGCGCGGCCGACGGGTTCGACCTGCTGCCCGACCAGCTCGCCCCGTTCCTCGACGACCTGCTGCCCGAGCTGTGCCGCCGGGGACTGGTCGGCGCCGGCACCCCGGGCGCGACGTTGCGGGGCCGTCTCGGTCTGGCCGCCCGGGCCGGTGGGCCGGGCGACCGGGTGCCCACCGCGTCCCTCGTCGGGAGCCGCACCGCATGAGCATCGTCGTCATCCTCGACCTGGCCGTCGGCGACGGCCTCACCCTCGACCACGCCCACGAGGTCGCCGACGCCGCGGCCGGGGCGGGCGTGAGCGCGATCCGGGTGAGCGACGGCCCTCCCGGTGAACTCGCGCTGCTCGACGCCGGGGCGGTGGCCTCCTTCCTGGCCCCGCGGCACCCGGAGCTGAACTGGATCGTCGACGCCCCGACCACCCACAACGCTCCCTGGAACCTGGCCCGGCGCGTCCTCACACTCGATCACGCCACCCACGGCCGGGCCGGGCTCGCCCTGCGCGCGGGCGACGGCGACGAAGCGACCGGCACGCTCGCCGGTGACCTGCCGAAACCCGGTCTGCCGGTGGATGTCGCGAGTGCCTCCCGCCCACACCGCTGGCGGGAGTACGCCCAGGTGCTCACCGGTCTCTGGGACGGCGGCCCGGCGCTCGAGCACGAGGGACGCTTCTACCGGGTCACCGGCGCGCTCGACGGCCCGCCCTCGCCCCAGGGGCGGCCCGTGCTCGTGGCCGACGGTCGCGACCACGTGAACTGGACGGATGCCGCCGAGCTGGCCGATGTTCTCGTGGTGCCCCGGATCGAGCTGGTGGACGGCGGGAACACCCGTCTCGTCGACGCGGTGGTGCGTTCCGGCCGTCGGCGCGACGAGGTGGCCCTGGTCGCGCGGGCCGGCATCGTGCGCGAGAACGGCCGGGCCGTCGCGCCGGAACTGCGGCGCTGGGCTCTCGAGCACGCCCTCGACGGGCTGGAACTGGCCACCACCGGCGGCCGGGACGAGCTGCTCGGGGTGCTGCGGTCGGTCGTCCCCCGGCTGGAACCCCGGCGGGGCCCGACCCTTCGCTCAGCGCTGGGACTGCCCGGCCACCAACGGGTCTGAGCGCAGCAGGGGGAGCAGCTGGTCGCCGATGCGGGCGAGCTCCTCGCGGTACGGGGTGTCGGACAGCACGAAGTGGGTGACGCCCAGCTCGCGGTAGCGGTTCAGGGCGAGGGCGACGTCGGCGGGGGAGCCCACCAGCCAGGTGCTGCCCGCGCCGCCGGCCCCGGCCGTGCCCGGCGCGGTGAACAGGCAGGAGTCGAGCACCTCGCCGCGCTCGGCCAGGTCGAACAGGCGCTTCTGGCCGACCGCGGTCTCCCGGTTGCCGCGCCACCAGGGCTCGGCCTCGGCCCCCCGCAGGGTCTCGACCCGGGCCCGGGCCACGGCCCAGGCCTCCTCGGCGGTGTCGCGCACCACCGTGGTGACGCGCAGGCCGAACTCCAGCTCCGCGTGCCGCCTTTCGACCTCCACGCTGAGACGGCGCAGGCGGGCGATGCGCTCGGCCAGATCGGCCAGCGGCTCACCCCAGAACAGCTGCACGTCGGCCTCGGCCGCCGCGACCCGTTCGGCCGCCGCCGACGCGCCGCCGAAGTACAGCCGGGGCGGGGTGCCGAACGGGCGGGGCTCGACCGTGGAATGATCGACGGTGAAGTACTTCCCGTGATGGGTGACGTCCCGCTCGGTCCAGAGCCGGCGCACCAGGTGCAGGAACTCGCGGGTGCGCTCGTAGCGTTCGGGCGGGGTGGTGACGTCGTCGCCGTAGGCCGCCGGGTCGTCCAGGCCGCTGACGATGTTGACCAGGAGCCGGCCCTGGCTGAGCTGGTCGAGAGTGGCCGCCGCGCAGGCAAACTGGGCGGGCTGCCAGTAACCGGGGCGGATCGCGGCGAGCGGCCGGAACGTGGTGGTGCGCGCGGCCAGGGCGGTGGCCACGGTGAGCGTGTCGGGCCGGCCCCAGCCGGTGCCGATCAGGGCGCCCGAGAAACCGTGATCCTGTGCGGCCCGGGCCAGCGCCGCCGAGTACTCCAGCGAGCCCCAGCCCTGGGTGGTCTCGTCGCCGCGGTGACCGGGCTCGACGGAGTTCGGGATGTACCAGAAAAGTTCGGGGTCCATCGGTCGTCCGATCCTCGGGGGAGAAGCCGGGGTCAGCGTAATCTCGACCATGCCTATAGACAATGGACACTGCGGGCGTGCCGGGGTTAGCCTGGCCGGAGGCTCACGTCCGACATCGTCACCGGGCCGGGCATCCCCGAACGCCGGAAACCCCCTTCCCGACAAGGAGCTCGTGCCGTGACCAACACCCCCCTCGGCGTTCTCGACCTGGTGCACGTCTCCACCGGCTCGAACGCCTCCACGGCGATCGCGAACAGTGTCGACCTGAGCCGGCGGGCCGAGAGCCTCGGCTACGCCCGCTACTGGTTCGCCGAGCACCACCTCAACCCGGGCGTCGCCGGCACCACCCCGTCACTGCTGCTGGCGTTCGCCGCGGCCGCCACCTCGACGATCCGGCTGGGCTCGGGGGCGGTCCAGATGGGCCACCGCACGGCCCTTTCCGCGGTCGAGGAGTTCGGCCTGCTCGACGCCGTGCACCCGGGCCGGTTCGACCTGGGCCTGGGCCGCTCCGGCGGCGTGCCGCGCGAGCCCCGCCAGGTGGTGCCCTCGACCGAGGTGATCGACGGCCGCACCCCGAACGGCCTGGTCATCCCGCCCCGGTTCGACTTCCGCCCGCTGCTGGGGTCGCCGCGGTTCGCCCTGCAGAAGAAGCTCCTGGCCCAGCCGGGTGCGCAGCCGCAGGACTACGACGAGCTGGTCGGTGACGTGCTGGCCCTGATCGCGGGCACGTACACCTCGCCGGAGGGCGAGGAGGCGCACGTCGTTCCCGGTGAGGGCGCGGCGGTGCAGATCTGGGTGCTGGGCTCGAGCGGTGGCGAGAGCGCCGAGATCGCCGGTGAGCGGGGCCTGCGCTTCGGTGCGAACTACCACGTGGCGCCGGCCAGCGTGCTCGAGGCGGTCGACGCCTACCGGGCCGCGTTCAAGCCGTCGGCCGACCTCGAGAGGCCGTACGTCACGGTGTCGGCGGACGTGGTGGTCGCCGACGACGAGTCCACGGCCCGTTCGCACGCGGCCGGGTACGGTGCGTGGGTGCGCAGCATCCGCACGGCCGAGGGCGCGATCCAGTTCCCGACGGCGCGGGAGGCCCGGCCGTTGTCCGACGCCGACCGGGCCCTGGTGCAGGACCGGCTCGACACCCAGTTCGTGGGCACCGCCGCCCAGGTCGCCGACCAGCTGGAACGCCTGCGCGACGCCACCCGGGCCGACGAGCTGCTGATCACCACCATCACCCACGACCACGCCGACCGGGTGCACTCGTTCGAGCTGCTGGCCCAGGAGTGGGCCCGCCGGGCCTGAAACGTGGAGCGGCCTGGTTCCCTAGGGGGCCAGGCCGTTCGCCAGCACCGCCAGCATCCGCTCCGACGACTCCTCCCCGCCGAACTGCTGGACCCAGCCCGCGGCCGCGCACATCGTCACCACGTCACCGCCGGTCAGCCCGGCCCGCACCGCGCCCACCGACTGGGCCCGGGCCAGCAGCCGCCCGGCTGCCGCCTGCATCTGCGTGCACGAGCGGTGCAGGTCGGACGACTCGTCCTTCATCGCGGCCAGCACCTCGCCCGGAAGTCCGCGGTACGCCGCCGATCTCGTGGCCAGCCGGGTCATCCAGAGGTTCAGCGCCTCTCCCGGGTCGTCGTTCGTCATCAGTTCGTCGGCGTGGTCGCGCAGACCGTCGATCCCGGCCGCCAGCACCGCCTCGAGCAGGGCCGTGCGGTGGGGGAAGTGCCGGTACAGCGTCCCGATGCCCACCCCGGCACGCCGGGCGACGTCACGCAGTGACGCCTCGGTGCCCTGTTCCTGGAAAACCTCGCGCGCGACGGCGACCAGCGCCTCACGGTTGCGTCGCGCGTCCTCACGCAGTTCCTGTCGTGTCATGCGGACAAACCCCTTGAAGAAGCGGAGCAGTGCTCCCTATATTTGCGGAGCACTGCTCCGATCCTACGACGGGACTCCTGACATGGAAACGCAGGACGGGTTCTCGCCCGAGCTCAGACGATTGATCCTGGTCATCACGCTGGGGTCGTTCATGGCCTTCCTCGACTCCACGATCGTCAACGTGGCCCTCGGGCCGCTCACGCACGACCTGAACACCGACCTGGCCACGATCCAGTGGGTCGTCACCGGCTACCTGCTGGCCATGGCCGCGGTCATCCCGGTGTCCGGCTGGGCCGCGACCCGTTTCGGGGGCGCCCGCGTCTACGTGGCCGCGCTGGGCGTCTTCACGCTCGCGTCGCTGGTGTGCGGTCTGGCCGGGAGCATCGAGATGCTGATCGCGGGGCGGGCGCTGCAGGGGCTCGCGGGCGGTCTGCTGATGCCGGTCGGCGCCGTGCTGATGATGCGCGCGACCCGGCCCGACCAGGTCGCCCGGGTGATGGCGGCCAGCGGCGTGCCCACCGTGCTGGCCCCGGTTTTCGGCCCCACGATCGGCGGGCTCCTGATCGACCACGCGGGCTGGGAGTGGATCTTCCTGCTCAACCTGCCCGTCGGCGTCCTCACCCTGGTTCTTGCGCTGAGGTTGCTCGACTTCGAGCCGATGGCATCGGGCGGGCGCACCGGGACGCTCGACCTCGCGGGTGCGCTGCTGATCACGGGTGGCACCGTGAGCCTGACCTACGGGCTGGCCGAGATCGGCGCCCGCGGCGAGGTCGGCGCGGTGACGCTCTGGTCGCTGGGCCTGGGGGCGCTGCTGCTCGTGGTCTTCGTCGGGCACCAGATGCGGGTGGCCCGGCCCCTGCTCGACCTGCGGCTCTTCGCGGACCCTCGCTACGGCGCCGCCTCGCTGGCCGGCTTCTGC
This genomic interval carries:
- a CDS encoding LLM class flavin-dependent oxidoreductase, whose protein sequence is MSIVVILDLAVGDGLTLDHAHEVADAAAGAGVSAIRVSDGPPGELALLDAGAVASFLAPRHPELNWIVDAPTTHNAPWNLARRVLTLDHATHGRAGLALRAGDGDEATGTLAGDLPKPGLPVDVASASRPHRWREYAQVLTGLWDGGPALEHEGRFYRVTGALDGPPSPQGRPVLVADGRDHVNWTDAAELADVLVVPRIELVDGGNTRLVDAVVRSGRRRDEVALVARAGIVRENGRAVAPELRRWALEHALDGLELATTGGRDELLGVLRSVVPRLEPRRGPTLRSALGLPGHQRV
- a CDS encoding LLM class flavin-dependent oxidoreductase translates to MTGRLPLAPHLVLTLPAEADPLEATLRAGAAGLAAVLIGDAPLPARPLAHPGAAPRPGWPEPFTLLARLASLTERIGLIGTFCAELGTPLELARRVADIDYLSGGRVGWHVPAVTRTSPVRALGGTEVPTPAEQDLRRGEVVDEVVDRWERRTALRSAQGRPLVVRSGVPVASALTSDVVLTEGGIDRARRARAAGRSAASAQGRDPGSVVVLHRILVVLTSTERQAREINDPPEHLGGRLLVAGTPGQVAARLGTWASTGAADGFDLLPDQLAPFLDDLLPELCRRGLVGAGTPGATLRGRLGLAARAGGPGDRVPTASLVGSRTA
- a CDS encoding TetR/AcrR family transcriptional regulator, coding for MTRQELREDARRNREALVAVAREVFQEQGTEASLRDVARRAGVGIGTLYRHFPHRTALLEAVLAAGIDGLRDHADELMTNDDPGEALNLWMTRLATRSAAYRGLPGEVLAAMKDESSDLHRSCTQMQAAAGRLLARAQSVGAVRAGLTGGDVVTMCAAAGWVQQFGGEESSERMLAVLANGLAP
- a CDS encoding ABC transporter substrate-binding protein — its product is MTQRVVLEYLHPWTNSAGFFVASHQGWFTDGGLDVELSVADPSRGDSLAYLSRHEADFAVFPSNRLLVRRSRHQPLKAVASINHRAMETILTTRRTGITRPRELEGRRLALNPTPRGLAMVQHLIEADGGDFSRVELVNSGARELLADDVQAGEVDATFGNYWAWDALLGHLPVEERVVLPVDTIGAPPYHSYLLGTQTSTIERNPVLVRTLVGIVERGYRAARDEPALALEAFERYVPYFSRELLRTSLDLITPTWFHDGAWGHVRAELVKPYAEWLGSYGILPENFDWEASYTNEFLPVGVG
- a CDS encoding NAD(P)-dependent oxidoreductase; amino-acid sequence: MTDHPDSPVVVTGAGGRAGRAVVAEAIRRGVRVVAVVRDPARAADLHRDGVRVVAGNALVPARLTPAALHLRPASPPRAWVTAITPFSTPPDDFEGFDSSFYRRAHRAALEAARRTGTGRLVVVGLFATLTHRGRPVLDDPSLFPPRLRPFARAHAAGLETLRDEAGDIDWLTLAPPPLLSDSAPVTGAYRLGDGTLDPRAGSALSYTDLAVAVLDEIEKPTRHREQVAIYPADQDRAQDLP
- a CDS encoding ABC transporter permease; amino-acid sequence: MNRLRPGVVIPPVLLVAVLVAVWEIYAGSFGPGPDVLPTPSRVLEQGWADRGNLLLNTWPTLRATVIGLLLSILVGFAFAVLVDLSGLARRAVLPVLVVSQTLPLVALAPLVIVWFGFGQFPKILLIVFVNFFATTLSFVEGFRSADPDSVALLRSMGASRWRVFRTVRLPSALPYFMAGLRIAITYSVVSAIFAEYAGAEAGLGVYMQFAKNTFRTDLVLAAVFVTAAVTLTLFALSFVIERLALPWAFLVRAGESS
- a CDS encoding ABC transporter ATP-binding protein — its product is MNALSIEGLDVTLGDLPVVRGLDLYARPGEFVSILGPSGSGKSTTFGVLTGAVTPDRGDIRITGDALRTGDSRVAFMPQKDALLPWRTVLGNVTLGLEVRGTKRSVAREKVRPLLEPFGLDGFENRYPAQLSGGMRQRAALLRTVAQEQPVLLLDEPFGALDALTRSQMQRWLQGMWEKYRWTVLLITHDVREALYLSDRVYVFSPRPARVAAEVAVEFERPRRPELIGDPAFAALEAELLKQLIG
- a CDS encoding LLM class flavin-dependent oxidoreductase, with amino-acid sequence MTNTPLGVLDLVHVSTGSNASTAIANSVDLSRRAESLGYARYWFAEHHLNPGVAGTTPSLLLAFAAAATSTIRLGSGAVQMGHRTALSAVEEFGLLDAVHPGRFDLGLGRSGGVPREPRQVVPSTEVIDGRTPNGLVIPPRFDFRPLLGSPRFALQKKLLAQPGAQPQDYDELVGDVLALIAGTYTSPEGEEAHVVPGEGAAVQIWVLGSSGGESAEIAGERGLRFGANYHVAPASVLEAVDAYRAAFKPSADLERPYVTVSADVVVADDESTARSHAAGYGAWVRSIRTAEGAIQFPTAREARPLSDADRALVQDRLDTQFVGTAAQVADQLERLRDATRADELLITTITHDHADRVHSFELLAQEWARRA
- a CDS encoding LLM class flavin-dependent oxidoreductase; protein product: MDPELFWYIPNSVEPGHRGDETTQGWGSLEYSAALARAAQDHGFSGALIGTGWGRPDTLTVATALAARTTTFRPLAAIRPGYWQPAQFACAAATLDQLSQGRLLVNIVSGLDDPAAYGDDVTTPPERYERTREFLHLVRRLWTERDVTHHGKYFTVDHSTVEPRPFGTPPRLYFGGASAAAERVAAAEADVQLFWGEPLADLAERIARLRRLSVEVERRHAELEFGLRVTTVVRDTAEEAWAVARARVETLRGAEAEPWWRGNRETAVGQKRLFDLAERGEVLDSCLFTAPGTAGAGGAGSTWLVGSPADVALALNRYRELGVTHFVLSDTPYREELARIGDQLLPLLRSDPLVAGQSQR
- a CDS encoding MDR family MFS transporter translates to METQDGFSPELRRLILVITLGSFMAFLDSTIVNVALGPLTHDLNTDLATIQWVVTGYLLAMAAVIPVSGWAATRFGGARVYVAALGVFTLASLVCGLAGSIEMLIAGRALQGLAGGLLMPVGAVLMMRATRPDQVARVMAASGVPTVLAPVFGPTIGGLLIDHAGWEWIFLLNLPVGVLTLVLALRLLDFEPMASGGRTGTLDLAGALLITGGTVSLTYGLAEIGARGEVGAVTLWSLGLGALLLVVFVGHQMRVARPLLDLRLFADPRYGAASLAGFCLGATIFGAIILMPLYFQLVRGEDAVRTGLLLMPQGIGVAIGMFVGAGLTDRIGSGWTAVTGAGLSLVATLPFTAIGLDTSYWMLDSAMTVRGLGVGFCTVSVSAAAFRAIRPGDIPGATVQFNVLQRLGGSAATAAFAVILQHQLDAADGPAAVAHAFGTSFWWVVVLAAGSGLPLLLLIPAERRARPGSAAGAAASVGPDQAGVTPSARSSS
- a CDS encoding ABC transporter substrate-binding protein — translated: MPRSLTRRTALLAGISATLLAASACGSSSSGSGASGSGLTEVTVALDWTPNTNHTGVFAADQLGYYEKQGIKLKVVPYSSTSPETLVAHAKADFGFSYQAGVTYARAAGQDVVAVYAPNKKGTYAISVSADRDDIKSPKDLDGKTYAGFGSPDEGPLLKYVIQHDGGRGDFKSIALDTSAYQAVYSGKADFTIPVITWEGVEAQEKGEPLKSFAPTDYGFPDQYSVLLAASSSYLEGNPDIAKKFLAATAQGYSYAAEKPQEAADLLVKANAAQLSDATLVRRSQQLLADDGYLNTDAGKVGAQDASFWKDYGSFLYENGLLADADGKALTAEPDWSAYYTNDYLPAGE